In Debaryomyces hansenii CBS767 chromosome A complete sequence, a genomic segment contains:
- a CDS encoding DEHA2D18854p (similar to CA3645|IPF4127 Candida albicans IPF4127), translating into MSITLNWGILGAGNISSQFVHDLCLNNEKGNNEIKHIVRSIGSSSKGKGQYFIESNCIKSSNNEDVIPAIQSYDEFFANDQVDVVYIGTPHPLHKDQVIQALENNKHVLCEKPFTINSVDANEIIQLAKKKKRFLMEAVWTRFFPSITLLKEYIFEDKVLGKINRLFVDFAYDADIENLPISSRLRDIKLGGGSLLDIGIYSITYARILLDENVGTDAANFETKSFLTLDNVDKVDYTSSILMKYVDGKQGILTCSNYTDGKEPFLRLEGSIGTLEMWAENPACPKKFKITFKDNTDPIEYEDNSGYNGFIYEADAVAKDIAQKKLENNTMPLSETLLVMEIMDKVRAENGLIYPEDK; encoded by the coding sequence ATGTCAATTACGCTAAATTGGGGAATCCTTGGTGCTGGTAACATATCCTCTCAATTTGTTCATGATTTGTGcttgaataatgaaaaaggAAACAATGAAATAAAACACATAGTCAGGTCAATTGGATCTTCGTCAAAAGGAAAAGgccaatattttattgagTCAAATTGTATTAAATCAAGCAATAACGAAGATGTTATACCAGCTATCCAATCGTATGACGAATTTTTTGCTAATGATCAAGTTGATGTTGTCTATATTGGTACCCCACACCCACTACATAAAGATCAAGTTATACAAGCATTAGAAAATAACAAACATGTTCTTTGTGAAAAGCCTTTCACCATAAATTCGGTAGATGCTAATGAAATAATCCAACttgcaaagaaaaagaagagattCTTAATGGAGGCTGTCTGGACAAGATTTTTCCCATCGATTACGCTTTTGAAGGAATACATTTTTGAAGACAAAGTTCTTGGCAAGATTAATAGGTTATTTGTTGACTTCGCATATGATGCTGATATAGAGAATTTACCAATTTCCTCAAGGCTCAGAGATATCAAATTAGGTGGTGGTTCATTATTAGACATAGGTATTTATTCTATAACTTACGCAAGAATATTGCTAGATGAGAATGTTGGAACTGATGCAGCAAATTTTGAAACGAAATCATTTCTTACATTAGATAATGTCGATAAAGTGGATTACACCTCATCTATTCTAATGAAGTATGTAGATGGGAAACAAGGGATATTGACATGTTCAAATTATACTGATGGAAAGGAACCATTCTTAAGACTTGAGGGCTCAATAGGAACCTTAGAAATGTGGGCAGAAAATCCAGCTTGTCCTaagaaattcaagattaCATTTAAAGACAACACTGATCCTATAGAGTATGAGGACAATAGCGGATACAATGGTTTTATCTATGAAGCTGATGCGGTAGCTAAAGATATCGctcaaaaaaaattagaaaataatacaatgCCTTTAAGTGAAACTCTCCTAGTAATGGAAATCATGGATAAGGTCAGAGCAGAAAACGGCTTAATTTATCCTGAAGATAAGTAG
- a CDS encoding DEHA2D18876p (similar to uniprot|P38695 Saccharomyces cerevisiae YHR096C HXT5 Hexose transporter with moderate affinity for glucose) gives MFKQENGKKLESTRQSVDNGSNSSNNTANGSFTAKDKIDSNDLENHETPEDPDQIPSTNEIVENLPTLPEKSTKDYLSTSFFCLLIAFGGFVFGYDTGTISGFVNMTDFKRRFGTLDNGEYILTNIRTGLIVAIFNIGCAVGGIFLSKVGDIYGRRVGLMFSMLIYIVGTIIIIAASDKWYQVVIGRAITGLAVGCVSVLSPMFIGESAPKVLRGTLVCCFQLFITLGIFLGYCTTYGTKVYDDSRQWRIPSGLCFAWAIFLTIGMICMPESPRYLIEKNKIEEAKKSIGISNKVSAEHPAVYTEIQLIQAGIDREKLAGSASWTQLITGKPRIFSRVITGIVLQSIQQLTGNNYFFYYGTTIFQAVGLNDSFQTSIILGVVNFSSTFVGIYSIEKLGRRVCLLTGSVACSICFIIYSVLGSVALYPEGYDGPTDKPSGNALIFITCLFIFSFASTWAGGVYTIVSEIYPLRIRSKAMAVATAANWIWGFLISFFTPMITAAIHFYYGFVFTGCLIFSFFYVYFFVYETKGLSLEEVDELYSSKIPAWKSSDWVPPSTDNMAHDTGFASEAKPSDEQV, from the coding sequence ATGTTTAAGCAGGAGAATGGAAAAAAACTAGAATCAACCAGACAACTGGTCGATAATGGTTCTAATTCAAGCAACAATACTGCTAACGGGTCCTTTACGGCGAAGGATAAAATTGACAGTAATGACCTTGAAAATCATGAAACTCCAGAAGATCCAGATCAAATTCCATCTACAAAcgaaattgttgaaaatttacCTACCTTACCTGAAAAATCTACTAAAGATTATTTATCTACATCGTTTTTCTGTTTATTGATTGCTTTCGGTGGTTTTGTCTTTGGCTATGATACGGGTACGATTTCTGGCTTTGTGAATATGACGGACTTTAAAAGGAGGTTTGGTACTCTTGATAATGgagaatatattttaacCAATATTAGAACAGGTCTTATTGTTGCGATTTTTAATATTGGTTGTGCAGTTGGTGGTATTTTTCTCTCCAAAGTTGGTGACATATATGGGCGTCGTGTTGGCCTTATGTTTTCGATGcttatttatattgttggtactattattattattgcaGCTAGCGATAAATGGTATCAAGTGGTTATTGGAAGGGCTATTACTGGATTGGCTGTCGGCTGTGTTTCAGTTCTCTCCCCAATGTTCATTGGAGAATCTGCACCAAAGGTATTAAGAGGTACGTTGGTTTGTTGCTTCCAACTCTTCATTACTTTAGGTATTTTCTTAGGGTATTGCACCACCTACGGTACTAAGGTATATGATGATTCTCGTCAATGGAGAATTCCACTGGGCTTATGTTTTGCATGGGCAATCTTTTTAACTATTGGTATGATTTGTATGCCAGAGTCACCTCgttatttgattgaaaaaaacaaaattgaagaagctAAAAAATCTATCGGTATTTCCAATAAGGTATCGGCGGAGCATCCAGCTGTCTACACtgaaattcaattaatCCAAGCAGGTATTGATAGAGAAAAGTTGGCAGGTTCAGCTTCTTGGACTCAATTAATTACTGGTAAACCAAGAATTTTCAGTCGTGTTATCACTGGTATTGTCTTGCAGTCGATTCAACAATTAACAGGtaacaattatttcttttacTATGGTACGACTATTTTTCAAGCTGTTGGATTAAATGattcttttcaaacttCTATTATTTTAGGTGttgttaatttttcttcaacttttgTCGGTATTTAcagtattgaaaaattaggtAGAAGAGTCTGTTTGTTGACTGGTTCTGTTGCCTGTAGTATCtgtttcatcatttatTCGGTATTGGGATCCGTCGCTTTGTATCCTGAGGGCTATGATGGTCCAACAGATAAGCCATCAGGTAATGCGTTGATTTTCATTACCTGCTTATTCATTTTCTCATTCGCCTCGACTTGGGCTGGTGGTGTCTATACCATCGTATCAGAAATTTACCCGTTGAGGATTAGATCAAAGGCAATGGCTGTAGCTACTGCGGCAAATTGGATCTGGGGTTTcttgatttcatttttcacACCTATGATCACTGCTGCAATTCATTTCTACTATGGTTTTGTTTTCACAGGTTGTTTAATTTTCTCATTCTTTTATGTTTACTTCTTTGTTTATGAAACTAAAGGGTTATCATTGgaagaagttgatgaattgtATTCTCTGAAAATACCAGCATGGAAATCTTCAGACTGGGTTCCACCATCTACAGATAATATGGCACATGATACCGGGTTCGCATCCGAAGCGAAACCTTCTGATGAACAAGTATAG